CCCCTAACATAATCGGGAGAAAAAATGGACTAATCGGTTGAAAATAAATCACACCAACGGCAACCGCAAGAAAAATAGCTAAGCCACCGAGCCTTGGCATGACTCCTTGATGCACTTTCCGATCATTCGGTTTATCTACTGCCCCAATTTTAATCGCAAGTTTTTTTACTAACGGTGTAAAAAGAACAGCTGCGATAAACGATATCATCAGTGCGATAAAATATTGCTCCATATATACACATCCTAACCGGTGCATAATCCTAGACAACAAACAGCCATTCCCGTGCTGCTGCATCTTTTTACAGTTCTCTATACACCCGACAGTTTCGCAAAATCAATTGTTCACACAAAAATGGGAAAGTGAATCTACATATTATCATACACTATTCGTTCCCTTGTTAAACTTTTTGTCACTTCTACTTCTTGTTTTTTACTTCTTTTTTAATTTCCTTCATAAAACGTGGAATAGCGAGCATTCGCTTCCATCTAGACGGCTGCTTCATTAATCGATAAAACCATTCTAAATGAACCTTTTGCCAAAATACCGGAGCTCTTTCCACCACTCCCGCTAACACGTCAATTGTTCCTCCAACGCCAATAAAAACTCCTTTTTCCACTTGCGGTAAATGCATGTGAATCCATTTTTCTTGACGTGGAAATCCAAGCGCCACTAACACTAAATCTGGTTTCGTTGACTGGATTTCATTTACAATTGTCGGATCATTCCAATCAAAATATCCATGGTGAGAACCAACAATTTGTACATGAGGATACGTTTTTGTCATATTTTCTATTGCTTTTTGTAATACTTCTTCTTTTCCACCAAGAATATACACAGACCGTTTTGCCTCATTCATTTTTTCTAATAAGCGCACCGTCGTGTCATACCCTGTCACCCGCTCCTGCAACGGTGTTCCTAGTGAATTCGCAGCTCGAATGATTCCGATACCATCTGGAACGATAAAATCGGCTTGTGTAATGATTTGTTTATAGTCGTCATGTTCATTCGCATACATCACAATCTCTGGATTTGCGGTCACAACAAATGTCTTTTCTTCTTTCATCATTCGATCGAATAACTCA
The genomic region above belongs to Massilibacterium senegalense and contains:
- a CDS encoding WecB/TagA/CpsF family glycosyltransferase; translation: MKQTVEKVDILTIPFCNISFEAFTNELFDRMMKEEKTFVVTANPEIVMYANEHDDYKQIITQADFIVPDGIGIIRAANSLGTPLQERVTGYDTTVRLLEKMNEAKRSVYILGGKEEVLQKAIENMTKTYPHVQIVGSHHGYFDWNDPTIVNEIQSTKPDLVLVALGFPRQEKWIHMHLPQVEKGVFIGVGGTIDVLAGVVERAPVFWQKVHLEWFYRLMKQPSRWKRMLAIPRFMKEIKKEVKNKK